The following are encoded together in the Nitrospira sp. genome:
- a CDS encoding glycosyltransferase family 4 protein: MFDNEFPPLGGGTGVVNLHLLEEMALRPDVTVDLVTSSRTKARYETEAFADRITIYKVPVDNHNIHHATNRELLRYSWRGLRLARQLASTHRYDVSFAFAGVPAGAISYLLRLTHGLPYVLSLQGPDVPGFEARYNYLYPVLTPFITRIWRRAGVVTAISAEQVALAHRTMPELPLVTIPNGVDTNAFVPAAKTPGRPFTMICVARLIERKGQHHLLEAFAQLRAANQEPMALIFVGTGDAEPQLRELAATLQVAEVVTFKGFVPREHMPPVYHGADVFVLPSQHEGMSIALLEAMASGLPVIVTDTGGTAELVTQGTNGEIVPWADVSALTTALQRLLTNADQRRRMGDESRRRALAFGWPALATRYLELCAKIAVPSVDSRAKDPRSSQNMARDWTREPRV; encoded by the coding sequence ATGTTCGATAATGAGTTCCCTCCCCTCGGGGGCGGCACCGGCGTCGTCAATCTGCACTTGCTGGAAGAGATGGCCTTGCGGCCCGATGTTACGGTGGATCTCGTCACGTCCTCGCGGACCAAGGCGCGATACGAGACCGAGGCCTTCGCCGATCGCATCACGATCTACAAGGTGCCGGTCGACAATCACAACATTCATCATGCCACCAATCGCGAGCTGCTGCGATATAGTTGGCGGGGACTGCGTCTCGCCCGGCAGTTGGCGTCGACACATCGGTATGATGTGAGCTTCGCTTTCGCAGGTGTGCCGGCCGGTGCCATCAGTTACCTGTTGCGTCTCACGCATGGACTCCCATACGTCTTATCGTTACAGGGGCCGGATGTGCCGGGGTTCGAGGCGCGATACAACTATCTCTACCCGGTGTTGACGCCGTTCATCACCAGGATCTGGCGCCGGGCCGGTGTCGTGACAGCGATCAGCGCGGAACAGGTCGCGTTGGCGCATCGAACGATGCCGGAACTGCCTCTGGTCACAATTCCCAACGGGGTGGATACGAACGCGTTTGTCCCGGCCGCGAAGACTCCCGGACGGCCGTTCACCATGATCTGTGTCGCCCGGCTGATTGAGCGCAAAGGGCAGCATCATCTGTTAGAGGCCTTCGCCCAATTGCGAGCCGCGAACCAAGAACCGATGGCGCTGATCTTCGTCGGGACCGGAGATGCCGAGCCGCAGTTGCGAGAATTGGCGGCGACATTACAGGTGGCCGAGGTGGTGACGTTCAAGGGCTTTGTGCCGCGCGAACATATGCCGCCTGTCTATCACGGGGCCGATGTGTTCGTGCTCCCGTCTCAGCATGAAGGCATGTCGATTGCCCTCCTGGAAGCGATGGCCTCCGGCCTTCCGGTGATTGTGACCGATACGGGCGGTACCGCGGAACTGGTGACGCAGGGAACAAACGGTGAGATCGTGCCATGGGCTGATGTCTCGGCGCTCACGACCGCGTTGCAGCGGTTGCTGACCAATGCCGACCAGCGGCGGCGCATGGGGGATGAGAGTCGCCGTCGTGCGCTCGCATTCGGATGGCCGGCGCTTGCGACCCGCTATTTGGAGTTGTGCGCGAAGATCGCGGTTCCGTCGGTCGACAGCCGAGCCAAGGATCCCCGCAGTTCGCAGAACATGGCCCGCGATTGGACCAGGGAGCCTCGGGTATGA
- a CDS encoding glycosyltransferase family 2 protein, producing MQPSPQSGPRDWFGQQEISPATGRKPASGRQLPPTQDPQEALEFCRALASAMELTSTAEDHRQSPALVAAILGQGAASLPSPMLSIVIPVFNEEENLQTLHTRLTRTLTEQGLDYEIVFVDDGSHDQSPEMLRRLEAEDQRVVVVEFARNFGHQVAISAGLEHCRGRVVSIMDADLQDPPEVLHTFLAKWQEGWEVVYAVRTERKEWWGKRLAYAGFYRLLQRVANIEIPLDAGDFCVMDRKVVDLLVRMPERNRFVRGIRSWVGFKQVGVPYERQARHAGTPKYTLRKLIYLALDGLVSFSHMPLRIITLLGFTVSLLSFLVALFYVIKKLTIGVGVAGFTTLVVSIFFLAGIQLMTIGVIGEYIGRISDEVKHRPLYVARRVTRR from the coding sequence ATGCAGCCATCACCGCAGTCCGGTCCTCGAGATTGGTTTGGCCAACAAGAGATTTCGCCCGCAACAGGGCGGAAGCCCGCCAGCGGCCGTCAGTTGCCGCCGACACAGGATCCGCAAGAAGCGCTGGAGTTCTGTCGGGCCCTGGCCTCGGCCATGGAGCTGACCTCCACAGCCGAGGATCATCGCCAGTCGCCGGCCTTGGTCGCGGCCATTCTCGGGCAAGGTGCCGCTTCTCTTCCTTCGCCGATGTTGTCGATCGTTATTCCGGTCTTCAACGAAGAAGAGAATTTGCAGACGCTCCATACCCGCCTCACCCGGACGCTCACCGAACAGGGGCTGGATTATGAGATTGTCTTTGTCGATGACGGCAGCCATGACCAGAGTCCGGAGATGTTGCGGCGTTTGGAGGCGGAAGATCAGCGGGTCGTCGTCGTTGAGTTTGCCAGAAATTTCGGCCATCAAGTCGCGATCAGTGCCGGGCTGGAGCATTGCCGCGGGCGTGTCGTCAGTATTATGGACGCCGACCTCCAAGATCCTCCCGAAGTCCTGCACACCTTTTTGGCCAAGTGGCAAGAAGGCTGGGAAGTGGTCTACGCGGTACGAACCGAGCGAAAGGAATGGTGGGGAAAACGGTTAGCCTATGCGGGATTCTACCGGTTGCTGCAACGGGTCGCCAACATTGAGATCCCGTTAGATGCTGGAGATTTCTGCGTGATGGACCGGAAAGTGGTTGACCTGCTCGTCCGCATGCCTGAACGGAATCGATTTGTGCGAGGCATCCGCAGCTGGGTGGGGTTCAAACAAGTCGGCGTGCCCTATGAGCGCCAGGCGCGCCATGCCGGCACCCCCAAATACACGCTTCGAAAGCTGATTTATCTGGCGCTGGATGGATTGGTGTCATTCAGCCACATGCCATTGCGCATCATTACGTTGCTGGGCTTTACCGTCTCACTGCTGTCCTTCCTGGTGGCGCTGTTTTATGTCATCAAGAAACTCACCATCGGTGTCGGGGTGGCCGGGTTCACCACGCTCGTCGTGTCGATTTTCTTTCTCGCAGGGATTCAGCTCATGACCATCGGCGTCATCGGGGAATACATCGGACGCATATCCGATGAAGTCAAGCACCGGCCGCTGTACGTCGCCCGCCGCGTGACCAGGAGATAG
- a CDS encoding flippase-like domain-containing protein — MLKAALLVLGALTLSALIWHIGIGRIYDALTQLSPAAMLVILLPSLLMYVFEAYGWRVTLGTWANDVPFWRVLAIRTAGEAVNMTMPAYVGGEPLKAYLLNRHGVPLVEGLASVVTAKTTMTVAQILFILAGIGLGFWLLGSGGSAGQTITAGLVSVGLLLFGVGAFVIVQRQGMFGWILTLLRRIGLRIQFLEAREQQLLELDRTIAGFYSHQRQAFLLSTGLFLLGWLAEALEVYVMVLCMGQPIDVLPAIAIGALSVFIKGGTFFIPGSLGAQDAGNLFLLSAFGYGEVTGITFALLRRFREFVWIALGLGCLAMLTKGADPSPSRK; from the coding sequence GTGCTTAAGGCCGCCCTCCTTGTCCTCGGGGCACTGACCCTCTCCGCACTGATCTGGCACATCGGCATCGGGCGTATCTATGACGCTCTCACACAGCTAAGCCCTGCCGCGATGCTGGTGATTCTCCTGCCCTCGCTCCTCATGTATGTGTTCGAAGCCTATGGCTGGCGGGTGACGCTCGGGACATGGGCCAATGACGTGCCCTTCTGGCGCGTGCTGGCCATCAGGACGGCCGGGGAAGCGGTGAACATGACGATGCCCGCTTATGTGGGGGGCGAACCATTGAAGGCCTATCTTCTCAATCGCCATGGCGTGCCACTCGTTGAGGGCCTCGCGTCGGTCGTGACGGCGAAAACGACCATGACCGTCGCGCAGATCCTGTTCATTCTCGCAGGCATCGGCCTGGGATTCTGGCTATTGGGTTCCGGCGGATCGGCTGGTCAGACGATTACCGCGGGCTTGGTCAGCGTGGGCCTCCTGCTCTTCGGCGTCGGCGCCTTTGTCATCGTCCAGCGCCAAGGCATGTTCGGGTGGATTCTAACTCTGTTGCGACGCATCGGTCTGCGCATTCAGTTTCTCGAGGCGCGTGAGCAGCAGTTGCTCGAACTCGATCGCACCATCGCAGGGTTCTATTCCCACCAGCGACAGGCATTCCTCCTTTCAACCGGTTTGTTCTTGCTCGGCTGGCTGGCGGAGGCATTAGAGGTCTACGTCATGGTGCTCTGCATGGGGCAACCCATCGATGTCTTGCCGGCTATCGCCATCGGGGCGCTCTCCGTGTTTATCAAAGGAGGCACGTTTTTTATCCCAGGCAGTTTGGGTGCACAGGATGCCGGTAATCTGTTTCTGCTTTCCGCGTTCGGGTACGGCGAGGTCACAGGCATCACGTTCGCGCTTCTGCGGCGTTTTCGGGAATTTGTCTGGATTGCGTTGGGGCTAGGTTGCCTGGCGATGCTGACCAAAGGTGCTGATCCTTCTCCCTCTCGAAAATAA
- a CDS encoding CDP-alcohol phosphatidyltransferase family protein, whose translation MSESTLQRGAELQGLSTAILLPGAGLFGDRPGRGLADVGPLTHIGGLSLFQRTVLTLQRGGIRQLIVLAGPDEELLKQALARGARVTIPVRWMPVREFPLDDPRTWESLAAEVRGFCLVAGVQAVFSKGLIEHLRQTVRDGEALVVTREAGPVEPAVGRRNPVVAFQEGRLVSFHNQPGQQGHQVAADLVVLPASILNPPGGVAMASSSGVTEPSGMTPMRRWLERAAIEGRVRVVAAASHAGLWYREVWDQASAGHAERTLFRSLKGEAEGFVDRYFNRTFSRLLTRLFLQLKCSPNTITMVATAVGLLSAVGFGLGTYTAGIVAALLFQLAAIIDCCDGEVARLTFTESPFGAWLDIAMDNVVHIAIFAGIACGAYVRHADTPEAWVPLALGGAAVFGNAMAFWLVTKAQKIGATRGWNTPKQAAWSDFILKNVASRDFSVVVFLFALMDTLDWFLWMAALGSTVFWLMMLWVIRPSARARA comes from the coding sequence ATGAGTGAAAGTACCTTACAACGAGGCGCGGAACTGCAGGGGTTGAGCACGGCCATTTTGCTGCCGGGGGCCGGTCTCTTCGGCGATCGTCCGGGTCGAGGTCTCGCCGACGTGGGCCCCCTGACTCACATCGGAGGGTTGAGCCTCTTTCAGCGGACGGTCCTGACCTTGCAACGGGGTGGTATCCGCCAATTGATCGTGTTGGCCGGTCCCGATGAAGAGCTGCTCAAGCAAGCGCTGGCGCGGGGAGCACGGGTGACGATTCCAGTCCGGTGGATGCCGGTGCGGGAATTTCCGCTCGACGATCCGCGAACATGGGAATCTCTGGCCGCTGAAGTTCGAGGTTTCTGTCTCGTGGCCGGAGTTCAGGCCGTGTTTTCCAAGGGCTTGATCGAACATTTGCGGCAGACCGTGCGCGACGGCGAAGCACTGGTGGTCACGCGTGAGGCAGGGCCGGTCGAACCGGCGGTTGGTCGGCGGAATCCGGTGGTCGCATTTCAGGAAGGACGCCTGGTTTCATTCCACAATCAGCCCGGCCAGCAGGGGCATCAAGTCGCGGCCGACCTGGTCGTGCTGCCCGCCAGCATTTTGAACCCGCCCGGCGGGGTGGCCATGGCCTCGTCGAGCGGCGTCACGGAACCCTCTGGGATGACTCCCATGCGTCGTTGGCTGGAACGGGCCGCCATCGAAGGCCGAGTGCGAGTGGTGGCCGCCGCGTCCCACGCCGGACTCTGGTATCGCGAGGTGTGGGATCAAGCGAGTGCCGGTCACGCCGAGCGCACGTTGTTCCGTTCGCTGAAAGGCGAGGCCGAAGGTTTTGTCGATCGCTACTTCAACCGGACCTTTTCGCGGCTCTTGACGCGGCTCTTCCTCCAATTAAAGTGCTCCCCGAACACTATCACGATGGTGGCCACCGCGGTTGGGCTCCTCTCCGCGGTCGGATTCGGTCTGGGGACCTATACGGCGGGCATCGTCGCAGCGCTGTTGTTTCAGCTCGCGGCGATCATCGACTGTTGCGATGGAGAAGTGGCGCGCCTCACCTTTACGGAATCCCCCTTCGGCGCGTGGCTGGATATCGCCATGGACAATGTGGTGCATATCGCTATCTTTGCCGGCATTGCCTGCGGGGCCTATGTCCGCCACGCCGATACGCCCGAGGCCTGGGTGCCATTGGCGCTGGGAGGCGCAGCGGTGTTCGGCAATGCCATGGCATTCTGGCTGGTGACGAAGGCTCAAAAGATCGGGGCCACGCGAGGTTGGAATACCCCGAAACAGGCTGCCTGGTCCGACTTCATTCTCAAGAATGTGGCGAGTCGCGATTTCTCGGTGGTCGTCTTCCTGTTTGCCCTCATGGATACGCTGGACTGGTTTTTATGGATGGCGGCACTTGGCTCAACCGTCTTCTGGTTGATGATGCTGTGGGTGATCCGACCGTCGGCACGGGCCCGTGCTTAA
- a CDS encoding phosphocholine cytidylyltransferase family protein, which produces MKAIILAAGVGKRLWPVTQHKPKCLIEIGGQTLLSRYLESLASVKIRQATIVVGYKQEMIRAAVGPQCHGVDISYLVNEEFHRGSISSLWIARQALTDDVVIMDADVLFHREILRRLVASPYENCLLMDDAVKQTGEECMVVVQGDRVIALSKKVPDRYDLAGEGVGFLRVRRADTAHVIASLKGYIDQDRWDMEYEDGLLHYFRDVKVGHEKIGGLPWTEIDFPEDVTKAEREVLPRL; this is translated from the coding sequence ATGAAAGCGATCATCCTTGCGGCAGGAGTCGGGAAACGTCTCTGGCCGGTGACCCAGCATAAGCCGAAATGCCTGATCGAGATCGGCGGGCAGACCTTGTTGTCTCGCTATCTGGAATCTCTGGCGTCCGTGAAGATCCGACAGGCTACCATCGTGGTCGGATACAAGCAGGAGATGATCAGGGCTGCCGTGGGACCGCAGTGCCATGGGGTCGATATTTCTTATCTCGTGAACGAGGAGTTCCATCGCGGCAGCATTTCATCGTTATGGATCGCCAGGCAAGCGCTCACCGACGATGTGGTCATCATGGATGCAGACGTGTTGTTTCATCGAGAAATCCTTCGGCGTCTTGTGGCATCACCGTATGAAAATTGCCTGCTGATGGATGACGCGGTGAAGCAAACGGGCGAGGAATGCATGGTGGTGGTGCAGGGTGACCGCGTCATCGCCTTGAGCAAGAAGGTGCCGGATCGGTACGATCTTGCCGGCGAAGGTGTCGGGTTCCTCCGGGTGCGGCGGGCGGATACGGCGCATGTGATCGCCTCCCTCAAGGGCTACATCGATCAAGACCGCTGGGACATGGAATACGAAGATGGGTTGTTGCACTACTTCCGGGACGTGAAGGTTGGGCATGAGAAAATCGGAGGATTGCCCTGGACCGAAATTGATTTTCCTGAAGATGTGACGAAGGCGGAGCGGGAAGTTCTGCCGAGGCTGTAA
- a CDS encoding aminotransferase class V-fold PLP-dependent enzyme: MILLNPGPVNVSERVRQALLRPDICHRESEFSDMLLRIQQKLLTAFVPGAESEYVAVVLTGSGTAAVESAVMSCLPLGKRMLVLNNGVYGERLSNMIGLQRLGVSELKSEWHVRPDPERLRLALRQHPEVHAVSMVHHETTTGLINPVKEIAEVVDSLNRVFVLDSVSGLAGEPIDIAGSHIYMVAGTAGKCIQGFPGVSFVLLRKGFLDQMRKYPKRSWYLTLTHYVDEQGRGIVPFTPAVQVYYAFEEALDELLEEGVTNRFQRYRRMATRIRERMAGMGVQPFLPVDVQSNTITAFHLPAGLDYATLHDQLKARGYVIYAGQGQLESKVFRVANMGALTEPQIDGFLGAFEEVLAGAAARA, encoded by the coding sequence ATGATCCTTCTGAATCCAGGTCCGGTAAATGTGAGCGAGCGGGTGCGGCAGGCGTTGCTGCGTCCGGACATCTGCCATCGGGAATCCGAGTTTTCCGACATGCTGCTGCGCATTCAGCAGAAGTTGCTCACCGCCTTTGTGCCCGGCGCGGAGTCCGAGTACGTGGCTGTCGTCTTAACGGGGTCCGGCACGGCTGCCGTCGAATCGGCGGTCATGTCCTGTCTTCCATTGGGCAAGCGTATGTTGGTGCTCAACAATGGGGTCTACGGCGAACGGCTGTCCAATATGATCGGCTTGCAGCGACTCGGGGTGTCCGAACTCAAGTCGGAATGGCACGTCAGGCCTGATCCGGAACGGCTCCGGTTAGCCCTGCGTCAGCATCCCGAAGTGCACGCGGTGTCGATGGTGCATCATGAGACGACGACCGGCTTGATCAACCCGGTGAAAGAAATTGCGGAGGTCGTCGACAGCCTCAACCGGGTATTCGTCCTCGATTCCGTTAGTGGTCTGGCCGGCGAACCGATCGACATTGCCGGGTCGCACATCTATATGGTGGCGGGCACGGCGGGCAAGTGCATTCAAGGGTTCCCCGGCGTCTCGTTTGTCCTGCTCCGGAAGGGATTCCTGGACCAGATGCGAAAATATCCGAAGCGGTCCTGGTATCTGACCCTGACCCATTATGTCGATGAACAGGGCCGAGGGATTGTGCCCTTCACGCCGGCCGTGCAGGTGTACTATGCATTTGAAGAGGCACTGGACGAATTGCTGGAAGAGGGGGTGACCAATCGATTCCAGCGGTATCGGCGTATGGCCACGCGAATCAGGGAGCGGATGGCGGGCATGGGAGTGCAGCCGTTTCTGCCGGTGGACGTGCAATCGAATACAATTACCGCCTTCCATCTGCCTGCCGGTCTCGACTATGCCACATTGCATGATCAGCTCAAGGCCCGCGGGTATGTGATCTATGCCGGCCAAGGGCAGCTGGAGTCGAAGGTGTTCCGTGTCGCCAACATGGGAGCGCTGACCGAACCCCAGATCGACGGCTTTCTGGGCGCGTTCGAGGAAGTGCTGGCCGGAGCGGCGGCTCGCGCATGA
- a CDS encoding sulfopyruvate decarboxylase subunit beta, which produces MRPEEGTMQSRAQAMAALLELLTDQPVIICNGFPSREAQKLADRPTHFYMIGSMGNAAAIGLGVALSKPSKKVIVFDGDGNVLMGMGTLATVGALRPKNFVHVVFDNEVYGSTGNQPTISNVVQLEKVAKAAGYVAVERVLDREDLVYEFKDMLKNDGPSMLLVKVNEFVEDAGRIALEPPAITARFMKAIE; this is translated from the coding sequence GTGAGGCCAGAAGAAGGCACGATGCAGAGTCGGGCGCAGGCGATGGCCGCGTTGCTCGAATTGCTGACGGATCAACCGGTCATCATCTGCAACGGATTCCCTTCGCGGGAAGCCCAAAAACTTGCCGATCGGCCGACGCATTTTTATATGATCGGCTCGATGGGCAATGCCGCCGCCATTGGTTTGGGCGTGGCGCTTTCAAAGCCTTCCAAGAAAGTGATTGTCTTCGACGGGGACGGCAATGTGCTGATGGGGATGGGCACGCTCGCCACCGTGGGCGCCTTGCGGCCGAAAAATTTTGTCCATGTGGTGTTCGACAACGAAGTGTACGGCTCGACGGGAAACCAACCGACCATCTCCAACGTTGTTCAGCTGGAAAAGGTCGCGAAGGCGGCCGGGTATGTGGCGGTCGAACGTGTGTTGGACCGTGAGGATCTCGTCTACGAATTCAAAGATATGTTGAAGAATGATGGACCGAGCATGTTGCTCGTCAAGGTGAACGAGTTTGTCGAAGATGCCGGACGGATTGCCTTGGAGCCGCCGGCCATCACCGCGCGGTTCATGAAAGCCATTGAGTAA
- a CDS encoding TetR/AcrR family transcriptional regulator, whose protein sequence is MKATIASPRHASQDRQASLISSAANLFAAKGFKGTTTKEIAKAAGVSEALVFKYFPTKRALYTAILAEKAPLSELLSAVEEFARKRDDHRVFTLIASYRIRPGADPTMLRLLLFSALEGHELADMFFGKQHRVFYDYLAGYIQTRIDEGAFRPIDPLLAARAFIGMVVHHRLLHEIFDVPLHCPHQDIVSTYVELFLKGLKPSSTDKKRGLTRVR, encoded by the coding sequence GTGAAAGCGACGATCGCCAGCCCCCGTCATGCCAGCCAGGATCGCCAGGCCAGCCTGATTTCTTCCGCCGCGAACTTGTTTGCCGCCAAAGGATTCAAAGGCACCACGACGAAAGAAATCGCCAAGGCCGCCGGCGTGAGCGAAGCTCTGGTGTTCAAGTATTTTCCGACCAAAAGGGCGCTGTACACTGCCATCCTGGCCGAAAAGGCTCCGCTGAGTGAGCTGCTAAGCGCTGTGGAAGAATTTGCGCGCAAACGCGACGACCATCGGGTCTTCACGCTGATTGCCAGCTACCGCATCCGCCCGGGAGCCGACCCCACGATGTTGCGCCTGCTGCTCTTCAGCGCGCTGGAGGGCCATGAGCTGGCGGATATGTTTTTCGGCAAGCAACACCGGGTGTTTTACGACTACTTAGCCGGCTACATTCAGACCAGGATCGACGAAGGGGCCTTTCGTCCCATCGATCCCCTGTTGGCGGCGCGCGCCTTCATCGGCATGGTGGTCCACCACCGGCTGCTGCATGAAATTTTCGATGTGCCCTTGCACTGTCCCCATCAAGACATTGTCTCCACCTATGTGGAACTCTTCTTGAAAGGCCTCAAGCCTTCATCCACCGATAAGAAGCGAGGCCTGACCCGTGTCCGGTAA
- a CDS encoding efflux RND transporter periplasmic adaptor subunit encodes MSGNPIRRHPIVTLGIILFVAVAALVAFRLTSGAKTDPRKNRILTVGTMTPIRQDLDVRLTYTADLIPNQLVNIFSRVDGYIAKIYVDKGDLVKANQLLVEIDHTDYIHAVNQAKANLLSAKAKVVQQDAGVRNATLTLDRMQALIKDQFVSQQDLDTALVNRDAAVALQDSLRAQVQQMTVALAQAETNLAYSYIRAPFAGYIAERNLDPGAYVSGTTASTSTVSRGILSVHDVDTVRTLIEVVEKDVPLVQIGQRADVRAEAYPTEVFEGRVTRIVQALNRATRTMTVEVDLPNKDHRLKGGMFARVEVLVGKHPQAIQIPLDAVSRLEESQYVYVVKDGKARQVPVELGALAENRVEVLKGLAGDEQLIVSGKDLVSEGVPVQVQPLGNGKRESHS; translated from the coding sequence GTGTCCGGTAACCCGATTCGACGGCATCCGATCGTCACTCTGGGCATCATCCTCTTCGTCGCCGTGGCGGCATTGGTTGCGTTCCGCCTCACCAGCGGCGCCAAGACCGACCCGCGCAAGAACCGGATCCTGACCGTGGGCACCATGACACCCATCAGGCAGGATCTCGACGTGCGGCTGACCTATACCGCCGATTTGATTCCAAACCAGCTCGTGAATATCTTCTCCCGCGTGGACGGCTACATTGCCAAGATCTATGTGGACAAGGGCGATCTCGTGAAGGCCAATCAGTTGCTGGTCGAGATCGACCATACCGATTACATCCATGCCGTGAATCAAGCCAAGGCCAATCTCTTGTCGGCGAAAGCGAAGGTCGTCCAGCAGGATGCCGGCGTGCGGAACGCCACCCTGACGCTCGATCGCATGCAAGCGTTGATCAAAGACCAGTTCGTCTCCCAACAGGATCTGGACACAGCGCTCGTGAACCGCGATGCCGCCGTCGCGTTGCAGGATTCCTTGCGTGCCCAGGTGCAGCAGATGACCGTCGCCCTGGCTCAAGCCGAAACCAACCTGGCCTACTCCTACATTCGGGCTCCGTTTGCGGGTTATATCGCCGAACGCAACCTTGACCCCGGCGCCTACGTCAGCGGCACGACCGCCAGCACCTCCACCGTTTCGCGCGGCATCTTGAGCGTGCACGACGTGGACACCGTGCGCACGTTGATCGAAGTCGTGGAGAAGGATGTGCCGCTCGTGCAAATCGGTCAGCGAGCCGACGTGCGGGCCGAAGCCTATCCCACTGAGGTCTTCGAGGGCCGGGTCACGCGCATTGTTCAGGCCTTGAACCGCGCCACCCGCACCATGACCGTGGAGGTCGATCTGCCGAACAAGGACCATCGCCTCAAAGGCGGCATGTTCGCCCGCGTCGAAGTCCTGGTCGGAAAACATCCCCAAGCGATTCAGATTCCGCTGGACGCCGTGAGCCGACTGGAAGAATCCCAGTATGTCTATGTGGTCAAGGACGGGAAGGCCCGTCAGGTGCCGGTTGAGCTGGGCGCGCTCGCCGAGAACCGTGTCGAAGTGCTGAAAGGCCTTGCGGGGGACGAGCAACTCATCGTCTCCGGCAAAGATCTGGTCAGCGAAGGCGTCCCGGTCCAAGTCCAACCACTGGGCAACGGGAAACGTGAGTCTCACAGCTAA